The Flavobacterium psychrophilum genome includes a region encoding these proteins:
- a CDS encoding permease: MKFPKYYLAAVTAFVIWGFFSFGLKPLQSYPSLDILFYRVFTCIILMVVINLAIRREKIKETRTYLKSLTPVERRNQWLLIAGSSVLLTANWGLFIFVMNHISVKAASFAYLVCPILTTVLAFLILKERLIKLQWFAVLLSITSCVILAYNSLHDAMFSILVAATYALYLVLQKRITMPDRFILLSIQIAFVALLLFPFYPAYSAAPPVATSFYLYILLIAVVFTIIPMFLNLFAMKGINSSTIGILIYLNPLFAFALAIFFYKESISLEQILSYSLIVVSIVIFNIGSYLKMRRIG, translated from the coding sequence TGAAATTCCCTAAATATTACCTCGCTGCAGTAACCGCCTTTGTTATTTGGGGCTTTTTCAGTTTCGGGTTAAAACCGCTACAAAGTTATCCATCGCTTGATATTCTTTTTTACCGCGTTTTTACCTGTATAATTTTAATGGTTGTTATTAATCTTGCCATTCGAAGGGAAAAAATCAAGGAAACACGCACCTACCTAAAAAGTCTTACACCTGTCGAAAGACGTAACCAATGGCTGCTTATTGCGGGAAGCTCCGTATTGCTGACAGCCAATTGGGGACTGTTTATTTTCGTAATGAACCACATAAGCGTAAAGGCGGCATCGTTTGCCTACCTTGTGTGCCCTATCCTAACAACAGTACTGGCATTTTTAATATTAAAGGAAAGATTAATCAAACTGCAATGGTTTGCGGTTTTACTCAGCATTACGAGCTGTGTTATACTGGCATATAATAGCCTGCACGATGCTATGTTCAGTATTTTAGTAGCAGCTACCTACGCGCTATATCTTGTGCTGCAAAAGCGCATCACTATGCCGGACAGGTTTATATTGCTCAGCATACAGATTGCCTTTGTAGCATTACTGCTGTTTCCATTCTACCCTGCCTATAGCGCAGCGCCACCTGTAGCAACCAGCTTTTACCTTTACATACTGCTAATAGCAGTGGTATTTACCATTATCCCAATGTTTCTCAACCTGTTCGCTATGAAAGGCATTAACTCATCTACTATTGGTATATTGATCTACCTGAATCCTCTTTTTGCTTTTGCACTCGCGATATTCTTTTATAAAGAAAGTATATCATTAGAGCAGATACTTTCGTATTCACTTATAGTAGTATCCATCGTGATATTTAATATTGGGAGTTATTTGAAGATGAGGAGAATCGGATAG
- a CDS encoding iron ABC transporter, whose translation MKQFTDQIGNTITITETPKRIVSLVPSQTELLFDLGLEDKIVGITKFCVHPYHLKSTKTIIGGTKKVHIDKIRALQPDIIIANKEENTLEIVESLKDIAPVWVTNVITIQDSLDMIEELGKLFSVRTQARQWIDKINFGLADFKEYIKDKQVKRTAYFIWKNPYMVAGDNTFINELMKLNKLQNIYEKNEGRYPEVVVQKMRIQGDPQAIFLSSEPYPFKDEDAFELGRHTHHAQTVFVDGEMFSWHGTRLVKAFPYFKQVRERLGDHDDHDHGHHH comes from the coding sequence ATGAAACAATTTACTGACCAGATTGGTAACACCATAACAATAACCGAAACGCCAAAGCGTATCGTATCACTTGTTCCGTCACAAACCGAATTGCTGTTTGATCTGGGATTGGAAGATAAAATTGTAGGTATTACCAAGTTTTGCGTGCATCCGTATCATTTAAAATCGACCAAAACGATTATTGGCGGTACTAAAAAAGTGCATATCGATAAGATAAGGGCATTGCAGCCTGATATAATCATTGCCAACAAAGAGGAAAATACGTTGGAGATAGTAGAGTCGCTTAAAGATATTGCCCCTGTTTGGGTTACCAATGTAATTACAATTCAGGACAGCCTGGACATGATAGAAGAGCTTGGTAAGTTGTTTTCGGTACGTACACAGGCACGCCAGTGGATTGATAAAATAAACTTTGGCTTAGCCGATTTTAAAGAGTACATAAAAGATAAACAGGTTAAAAGAACGGCCTATTTTATATGGAAGAATCCATATATGGTTGCCGGAGACAATACGTTTATCAATGAGCTGATGAAGCTTAACAAACTGCAAAATATCTACGAAAAGAACGAAGGCCGTTATCCTGAAGTGGTTGTACAGAAAATGCGTATTCAGGGCGATCCTCAGGCTATATTCTTATCGTCTGAACCGTATCCGTTTAAAGACGAAGATGCATTTGAATTGGGCCGACATACGCATCATGCGCAGACGGTTTTTGTAGACGGTGAGATGTTTTCATGGCACGGTACCAGGCTGGTAAAGGCTTTTCCGTACTTTAAGCAGGTAAGGGAACGTTTAGGTGATCACGATGACCACGATCACGGACACCATCATTAA
- a CDS encoding catalase gives MSDNKLTTASGRPYAENENTQTVGPRGPVLLQDFILHEKMAHFNRERIPERVVHAKGSAAFGTFTVTHDITKYTKAKIFSEVGKQTDMVIRFSTVGGEKGSADTERDPRGFALKFYTEDGNWDLVGNNTPVFFIKDAKKFGDFIHTQKRDPQTNLKSPTMMWDFWSLNPESLHQVLILMSDRGTPYGYRHMHGFGSHTFSFINAQNERFYVKFHFITQQGIKNFTDSEAAEMKSKDLDFAQRDLFENIKEGNFPKWDMKIQIMTEEESRNYHINPFDLTKVWPHADYPLIDVGFFELNRNPDNYFAQVEQAAFAPAHVVDGIGYSPDKMLQGRLLSYPDAHRYRLGANYEQIPVNRCPFMVNNYQRDGQMRVDGNGGSNPNYFPNSFDNIVADQSYKEPAWDLDNNRADWYDRNAEGENDHYTQPGNLFRLMDDEAKKNTISNIVGAMSGIEGPLRDKIVNLQLCHWFRADITLGMGIAQGLGVNIDPSMFNNH, from the coding sequence ATGTCAGACAACAAACTAACTACAGCATCCGGCCGCCCTTATGCGGAGAATGAAAATACGCAAACCGTTGGCCCGAGAGGTCCTGTTTTATTACAGGATTTTATCCTTCACGAAAAAATGGCTCACTTTAACCGTGAGCGTATACCAGAGCGTGTAGTGCACGCAAAAGGTTCTGCAGCGTTTGGTACATTTACAGTTACCCACGATATAACGAAATACACAAAAGCAAAGATATTTTCAGAAGTCGGTAAGCAAACCGATATGGTTATCCGCTTTTCTACTGTTGGTGGCGAGAAAGGTTCGGCAGATACCGAAAGAGACCCGCGTGGTTTTGCCCTTAAGTTTTATACCGAAGACGGAAACTGGGATCTTGTAGGTAATAACACTCCGGTATTCTTTATTAAAGATGCAAAAAAGTTTGGCGACTTTATCCATACACAGAAGCGTGACCCGCAAACCAACCTTAAATCGCCTACCATGATGTGGGATTTCTGGTCACTAAACCCGGAAAGCCTTCACCAGGTGCTTATTTTAATGAGTGATAGGGGTACGCCCTACGGATACCGTCATATGCACGGTTTTGGTAGCCATACGTTTTCATTCATTAATGCACAGAATGAACGTTTCTATGTGAAGTTCCACTTTATCACGCAGCAGGGTATTAAGAACTTTACCGATAGTGAAGCTGCCGAAATGAAATCTAAAGATCTTGACTTTGCACAACGTGACCTTTTCGAAAATATTAAAGAAGGCAATTTCCCGAAATGGGATATGAAAATTCAGATAATGACCGAAGAGGAATCGCGTAATTACCATATTAACCCGTTTGACCTTACTAAGGTTTGGCCGCACGCCGATTATCCGCTTATTGATGTTGGTTTCTTTGAACTGAACCGCAACCCGGATAATTATTTTGCTCAGGTAGAGCAGGCAGCGTTTGCTCCGGCGCACGTGGTAGATGGTATTGGTTACAGCCCGGATAAAATGCTTCAGGGGCGATTATTATCCTATCCCGATGCACACCGTTACCGCCTTGGTGCAAATTATGAGCAGATTCCGGTAAACCGTTGTCCGTTTATGGTGAACAACTACCAACGCGATGGACAAATGCGTGTTGATGGCAACGGAGGAAGCAACCCGAATTACTTCCCTAACAGTTTTGACAATATCGTAGCCGATCAAAGCTACAAAGAGCCGGCCTGGGATCTTGACAACAACCGCGCCGACTGGTATGACCGTAATGCAGAAGGTGAGAATGATCATTATACACAGCCGGGCAATTTATTCCGACTGATGGATGATGAGGCTAAGAAAAATACCATAAGTAATATTGTTGGTGCTATGAGCGGTATCGAAGGCCCTTTACGTGATAAGATCGTAAACCTTCAACTATGCCACTGGTTCAGGGCAGATATTACTCTTGGTATGGGCATCGCTCAGGGACTTGGTGTTAACATAGACCCATCAATGTTCAATAACCATTAA
- a CDS encoding thiol-disulfide isomerase has protein sequence MLVSVAVLAQDWNTDLAIAKRKAAAENKTILLVFSGSDWCMPCMYLDKILWPSEEFKTAADKNWVLLRADFLQKKGNPEPVNVNDMKMILAEKYNRDGFFPFFVMLDRNGKIIKKSGYEEFDHPAEYVFLFKSMSH, from the coding sequence ATGTTGGTTAGCGTTGCGGTCCTGGCACAGGATTGGAATACCGACCTGGCAATTGCCAAAAGAAAAGCTGCTGCCGAAAATAAAACAATTTTATTAGTGTTTTCAGGATCAGACTGGTGTATGCCATGTATGTACCTGGATAAAATACTATGGCCCAGCGAGGAATTTAAAACTGCTGCCGATAAAAACTGGGTGTTGCTTCGTGCAGATTTCCTTCAAAAGAAAGGAAATCCCGAACCTGTAAATGTAAACGACATGAAAATGATACTAGCGGAGAAATACAACCGCGATGGCTTTTTCCCCTTCTTTGTTATGCTCGATAGGAACGGAAAAATAATTAAAAAGTCAGGCTATGAAGAATTTGACCATCCTGCCGAGTATGTTTTCCTTTTTAAAAGTATGTCGCATTAA